In Choloepus didactylus isolate mChoDid1 chromosome 18, mChoDid1.pri, whole genome shotgun sequence, a single genomic region encodes these proteins:
- the RAPGEFL1 gene encoding rap guanine nucleotide exchange factor-like 1 isoform X1 has protein sequence MKPLEKFLKKQTSQLAGRTVAGGPGGGPGSCSGPGGGGGPGGGGGPFGGPRPLQRRQSVSRLLLPAFLREPPAEPGLEPPAEEEGGEPAGVAEELSSGGPCWLQLEEVPGPGPLGGGGPLRSPSSYSSDELSPGEPLTSPPWAPLGAPELPEHLLNRVLERLAGGATRDSADSEVLLDDIVLTHSLFLPTEKFLQELHQYFVRAEGMEGPEGLGQKQACLAMLLHFLDTYQGLLQEEEGAGRIIKDLYLLIMKDESLYQDLREDTLRLHQLVETVELKIPEESQPPSKQVKPLFRHFRRIDSCLQTRVAFRGSDEIFCRVYMPDHSYVTIRSRLSASVQDILGSVTEKLQYSEEPAGREDSLILVAVASSGDKVLLQPTEDCVFTTLGINSHLFACTRDSYEALVPLPEEIQVSPGDTEIHRVESEDVANHLTAFHWELFRCVHELEFVDYVFHGERGRRETANLELLLQRCSEVTHWVATEVLLCEAPGKRAQLLKKFIKIAGICKQNQDLLSFYAVVMGLDNAAVSRLRLTWEKLPGKFKNLFRKFENLTDPCRNHKSYREVISKMKPPVIPFVPLILKDLTFLHEGSKTLVDGLVNIEKLHSVAEKVRTIRKYRSRPLCLDMEAAPQHLQTKAYVRQFQVIDNQNLLFELSYKLEANSQ, from the exons ATGAAGCCGTTGGAGAAATTTTTGAAGAAGCAGACGTCGCAGCTGGCGGGGCGAACGGTGGCGGGAGGTCCCGGCGGGGGTCCGGGGAGCTGCAGCGggcctggagggggtgggggacccGGCGGGGGCGGCGGTCCATTCGGGGGACCGCGGCCGCTGCAGCGGCGTCAGAGCGTGTCCCGCCTGCTGCTCCCAGCTTTCCTCCGGGAGCCCCCTGCCGAGCCGGGGCTGGAGCCGCCCGCtgaggaggaagggggagagcCGGCGGGGGTCGCAGAGGAGCTGAGCAGCGGGGGGCCCTGTTGGCTGCAGCTGGAGGAGGTGCCGGGGCCCGGACCGCTCGGGGGAGGGGGGCCCCTGCGCTCTCCTTCCTCGTACTCCTCAGACGAGCTGTCCCCGGGCGAGCCCCTGACTTCGCCGCCCTGGGCCCCCCTGGGCGCCCCCGAGCTGCCGGAGCATCTTCTCAACCGGGTTCTGGAACGGCTGGCCGGAGGGGCCACCAGGGACAGCGCCGACTCAG AGGTCCTGCTGGATGACATCGTCCTCACCcactctctcttcctccccacGGAGAAATTTCTGCAGGAGCTACACCAGTA CTTTGTTCGGGCAGAGGGCATGGAGGGTCCTGAGGGGCTGGGCCAGAAGCAGGCCTGTCTAGCAATGCTCCTCCATTTCTTGGATACCTACCAGGGGCTGCTGCAGGAGGAAGAGGGGGCTGGCCGCATCATCAAG gatTTGTACCTGCTGATTATGAAGGATGAGTCCCTTTACCAGGACCTCCGAGAAGACACACTGAGGCTGCACCAGCTTGTGGAGACAGTGGAGCTAAA GATCCCAGAGGAGAGCCAGCCACCCAGCAAGCAGGTGAAGCCCCTCTTCCGCCACTTCCGCCGGATCGACTCCTGTCTGCAGACCCGAGTGGCCTTCCGGGGCTCTGATGAGA TTTTCTGCCGGGTCTACATGCCCGACCACTCGTATGTGACCATACGTAGCCGCCTGTCAGCGTCTGTGCAGGACATCCTGGGCTCTGTGACGGAGAAGCTGCAGTACTCGGAGGAGCCCGCAGGCCGTGAGGATTCCCTCATCTTGGTAGCTGTGGCATCCTCGGGAG ATAAGGTCCTTCTCCAGCCCACTGAGGACTGTGTTTTCACCACGCTGGGCATCAACAGCCACCTGTTTGCCTGCACCCGGGATAGCTACGAGGCCCTG GTGCCCCTCCCTGAGGAGATCCAAGTGTCCCCTGGCGACACAGAGATCCACCGAGTGGAGTCTGAGGATGTTGCTAACCACCTTACTGCTTTCCACTGGGAGCTGTTTCGATGTGTGCACGAG CTGGAGTTCGTGGACTACGTGTTCCACGGCGAGCGCGGCCGCCGGGAGACCGCCAACCTCGAGCTGCTGCTGCAGCGCTGCAGCGAGGTCACGCACTGGGTGGCCACCGAGGTGCTGCTCTGCGAGGCCCCGGGCAAGCGCGCGCAGCTGCTCAAGAAGTTCATCAAGATCGCTGGCAT CTGCAAGCAGAACCAGGACCTGCTGTCCTTCTACGCCGTGGTCATGGGGCTGGACAACGCCGCCGTCAGCCGCCTGCGGCTCACCTGGGAG AAGCTGCCAGGGAAATTCAAGAACTTGTTCCGCAAATTTGAGAACCTGACA GACCCCTGCAGGAACCACAAAAGCTACCGGGAAGTGATCTCCAAAATGAAACCCCCTGTGATTCCTTTCGTGCCTCTGATCCTCAAAG ACCTGACATTCCTGCACGAGGGGAGTAAGACTCTTGTAGATGGCTTGGTGAACATTGAGAAGCTG CATTCAGTGGCTGAAAAAGTGAGGACAATCCGCAAATACCGGAGTCGGCCCCTTT GCCTGGATATGGAGGCAGCCCCTCAGCACCTGCAGACCAAGGCCTATGTGCGCCAGTTCCAGGTTATTGACAACCAGAACCTCCTCTTCGAGCTGTCCTACAAGCTGGAGGCTAATAGTCAGTGA
- the RAPGEFL1 gene encoding rap guanine nucleotide exchange factor-like 1 isoform X2: MKPLEKFLKKQTSQLAGRTVAGGPGGGPGSCSGPGGGGGPGGGGGPFGGPRPLQRRQSVSRLLLPAFLREPPAEPGLEPPAEEEGGEPAGVAEELSSGGPCWLQLEEVPGPGPLGGGGPLRSPSSYSSDELSPGEPLTSPPWAPLGAPELPEHLLNRVLERLAGGATRDSADSEVLLDDIVLTHSLFLPTEKFLQELHQYFVRAEGMEGPEGLGQKQACLAMLLHFLDTYQGLLQEEEGAGRIIKDLYLLIMKDESLYQDLREDTLRLHQLVETVELKIPEESQPPSKQVKPLFRHFRRIDSCLQTRVAFRGSDEIFCRVYMPDHSYVTIRSRLSASVQDILGSVTEKLQYSEEPAGREDSLILVAVASSGDKVLLQPTEDCVFTTLGINSHLFACTRDSYEALLEFVDYVFHGERGRRETANLELLLQRCSEVTHWVATEVLLCEAPGKRAQLLKKFIKIAGICKQNQDLLSFYAVVMGLDNAAVSRLRLTWEKLPGKFKNLFRKFENLTDPCRNHKSYREVISKMKPPVIPFVPLILKDLTFLHEGSKTLVDGLVNIEKLHSVAEKVRTIRKYRSRPLCLDMEAAPQHLQTKAYVRQFQVIDNQNLLFELSYKLEANSQ; the protein is encoded by the exons ATGAAGCCGTTGGAGAAATTTTTGAAGAAGCAGACGTCGCAGCTGGCGGGGCGAACGGTGGCGGGAGGTCCCGGCGGGGGTCCGGGGAGCTGCAGCGggcctggagggggtgggggacccGGCGGGGGCGGCGGTCCATTCGGGGGACCGCGGCCGCTGCAGCGGCGTCAGAGCGTGTCCCGCCTGCTGCTCCCAGCTTTCCTCCGGGAGCCCCCTGCCGAGCCGGGGCTGGAGCCGCCCGCtgaggaggaagggggagagcCGGCGGGGGTCGCAGAGGAGCTGAGCAGCGGGGGGCCCTGTTGGCTGCAGCTGGAGGAGGTGCCGGGGCCCGGACCGCTCGGGGGAGGGGGGCCCCTGCGCTCTCCTTCCTCGTACTCCTCAGACGAGCTGTCCCCGGGCGAGCCCCTGACTTCGCCGCCCTGGGCCCCCCTGGGCGCCCCCGAGCTGCCGGAGCATCTTCTCAACCGGGTTCTGGAACGGCTGGCCGGAGGGGCCACCAGGGACAGCGCCGACTCAG AGGTCCTGCTGGATGACATCGTCCTCACCcactctctcttcctccccacGGAGAAATTTCTGCAGGAGCTACACCAGTA CTTTGTTCGGGCAGAGGGCATGGAGGGTCCTGAGGGGCTGGGCCAGAAGCAGGCCTGTCTAGCAATGCTCCTCCATTTCTTGGATACCTACCAGGGGCTGCTGCAGGAGGAAGAGGGGGCTGGCCGCATCATCAAG gatTTGTACCTGCTGATTATGAAGGATGAGTCCCTTTACCAGGACCTCCGAGAAGACACACTGAGGCTGCACCAGCTTGTGGAGACAGTGGAGCTAAA GATCCCAGAGGAGAGCCAGCCACCCAGCAAGCAGGTGAAGCCCCTCTTCCGCCACTTCCGCCGGATCGACTCCTGTCTGCAGACCCGAGTGGCCTTCCGGGGCTCTGATGAGA TTTTCTGCCGGGTCTACATGCCCGACCACTCGTATGTGACCATACGTAGCCGCCTGTCAGCGTCTGTGCAGGACATCCTGGGCTCTGTGACGGAGAAGCTGCAGTACTCGGAGGAGCCCGCAGGCCGTGAGGATTCCCTCATCTTGGTAGCTGTGGCATCCTCGGGAG ATAAGGTCCTTCTCCAGCCCACTGAGGACTGTGTTTTCACCACGCTGGGCATCAACAGCCACCTGTTTGCCTGCACCCGGGATAGCTACGAGGCCCTG CTGGAGTTCGTGGACTACGTGTTCCACGGCGAGCGCGGCCGCCGGGAGACCGCCAACCTCGAGCTGCTGCTGCAGCGCTGCAGCGAGGTCACGCACTGGGTGGCCACCGAGGTGCTGCTCTGCGAGGCCCCGGGCAAGCGCGCGCAGCTGCTCAAGAAGTTCATCAAGATCGCTGGCAT CTGCAAGCAGAACCAGGACCTGCTGTCCTTCTACGCCGTGGTCATGGGGCTGGACAACGCCGCCGTCAGCCGCCTGCGGCTCACCTGGGAG AAGCTGCCAGGGAAATTCAAGAACTTGTTCCGCAAATTTGAGAACCTGACA GACCCCTGCAGGAACCACAAAAGCTACCGGGAAGTGATCTCCAAAATGAAACCCCCTGTGATTCCTTTCGTGCCTCTGATCCTCAAAG ACCTGACATTCCTGCACGAGGGGAGTAAGACTCTTGTAGATGGCTTGGTGAACATTGAGAAGCTG CATTCAGTGGCTGAAAAAGTGAGGACAATCCGCAAATACCGGAGTCGGCCCCTTT GCCTGGATATGGAGGCAGCCCCTCAGCACCTGCAGACCAAGGCCTATGTGCGCCAGTTCCAGGTTATTGACAACCAGAACCTCCTCTTCGAGCTGTCCTACAAGCTGGAGGCTAATAGTCAGTGA